A region of Fibrobacter sp. UWP2 DNA encodes the following proteins:
- a CDS encoding glycosyltransferase: MRILFLTPYVPSDRAGGEKFTRLLLEDLSKENQVDLVYYKYSFDKEYVCPNENVRVLKVCKNSTLVKLWNSVRHPTLHPTFSIRFSYRLLRFLKKAWKQNSYDLLYLDHSQMLLYGKHFPDAKKVLMSHDVMAERFGHNGGLVSKFVRHSEGRLMHMPKLTIFTFSPKDVDLVKSAYGLPSLYTNFYLDENIVKAVPQKVEDRLVFFGKWKRPDNFDGLKWFFDNVYPSRPKTEKYVIIGIGMPDDFRKYVESLPNVEYLGFVDNPYEIIANSKAVISPIFSGAGVKVKVVESLACGTPVVGNEFAFEGISQDFSDFMLLAESPSDYAKRIDSMEFDCAARGVFKNLFLRKYQSRSIPAYLKEL; this comes from the coding sequence TTCTGACGCCGTATGTGCCGAGTGATAGGGCGGGTGGAGAAAAATTCACCAGATTGCTGCTTGAGGACCTGTCCAAGGAAAACCAGGTGGATCTGGTCTATTACAAGTATTCCTTCGATAAAGAGTACGTGTGTCCGAACGAGAATGTCCGCGTCCTGAAAGTCTGCAAGAACTCTACGCTTGTGAAACTCTGGAACAGCGTTAGGCACCCGACGCTTCACCCGACATTCTCTATTCGATTCAGTTACAGGTTGCTGCGATTCTTGAAAAAAGCCTGGAAGCAGAATTCCTACGACTTGCTGTATCTGGACCATAGCCAGATGCTTTTGTATGGCAAACATTTCCCGGATGCCAAGAAGGTCCTGATGTCGCACGACGTCATGGCGGAGCGCTTTGGCCATAATGGCGGCCTCGTTTCGAAATTCGTGAGACATTCTGAAGGCCGCTTGATGCATATGCCCAAATTGACCATCTTTACATTCAGCCCAAAAGATGTTGATTTGGTAAAGAGCGCCTATGGGTTGCCTTCCCTCTATACGAATTTCTATTTGGACGAGAACATTGTAAAGGCCGTGCCCCAGAAGGTTGAGGACCGCCTTGTCTTTTTTGGCAAGTGGAAGCGTCCTGACAATTTCGACGGTCTGAAATGGTTCTTTGACAATGTCTATCCCAGTCGGCCGAAGACCGAAAAGTATGTGATTATCGGAATCGGCATGCCGGACGATTTCAGGAAGTACGTAGAAAGCCTTCCGAACGTGGAGTACTTGGGCTTTGTCGACAATCCGTATGAAATCATTGCGAACAGCAAGGCTGTCATTTCCCCGATTTTTTCTGGAGCCGGCGTAAAGGTGAAGGTTGTCGAGTCGCTTGCATGCGGCACGCCTGTCGTCGGGAATGAATTTGCCTTTGAAGGCATCTCGCAGGACTTCTCGGACTTCATGTTGCTTGCCGAGTCGCCTTCGGATTATGCGAAGAGGATCGATTCGATGGAGTTTGATTGTGCCGCCAGGGGTGTATTCAAGAATTTGTTCCTTAGAAAATATCAGAGCAGGTCGATTCCCGCTTATCTGAAAGAGTTGTAA
- a CDS encoding SGNH/GDSL hydrolase family protein: MPMRIFLIGLMCFLGACAFNEGESELCFVGDSITHQWDLNYFFPGYSIKKHAVVGAKVQDIDKWDVSDCKGLTTVLLIGTNDIGTIRLDDSKAEASRSYFAKLFMERARKIYAEKLVVVSILPRNYLGKQDTSVNLNIELQNAVLKDSLQSSSLRFAFVNVFPYFLEKGYEIDEDLLYDGLHPSPEGYEVLTRRVREKL, encoded by the coding sequence ATGCCTATGAGAATCTTCCTGATTGGTTTGATGTGCTTTTTGGGAGCCTGCGCCTTTAATGAAGGTGAATCAGAACTGTGCTTTGTTGGGGATTCTATAACGCACCAATGGGACTTGAATTATTTTTTTCCAGGATATTCTATAAAAAAACATGCTGTTGTTGGTGCAAAAGTTCAAGATATTGACAAATGGGATGTGTCGGATTGCAAAGGGCTTACAACGGTATTGTTAATCGGGACGAATGATATAGGCACAATCCGTCTAGATGATTCTAAAGCGGAAGCGAGCCGAAGCTATTTCGCAAAGCTCTTTATGGAACGCGCTAGAAAAATATATGCCGAGAAATTGGTTGTCGTTTCGATTTTGCCCCGGAATTATTTGGGGAAACAAGATACCTCCGTGAACTTGAATATTGAATTGCAGAATGCCGTTTTGAAAGATTCTTTGCAATCGTCGTCGCTTCGATTTGCTTTTGTCAATGTGTTCCCTTATTTCCTTGAGAAGGGGTACGAAATAGATGAAGACCTGTTGTATGATGGTCTACATCCAAGTCCCGAAGGCTATGAGGTTTTAACTAGGAGGGTGCGAGAAAAATTATGA
- a CDS encoding endonuclease/exonuclease/phosphatase family protein, with translation MKRLFIFFFFCCSFVGMSFADPIKVATWNIRINIKKDSIAGNIWANRREAMVKIIKSNDIDILGVQEDYKKELNELNSRLDEYRRVGFPNHENGRLGSFNSIFFKQDRFEVLDSGMFYLAEDDTKPVLGWNGAYIRSCTWVKFGIRRRQAVFWVFNAHGDYAGGEVERESSKLLIQKIKDIAGESSNVILMGDMNFNQKSDGYEILNSSNVVRDGYHLAEQKKSTGGTFNRFKKDYVSDERLDHVFVTKPVRVLEYEILLDKYEKDGEQRFPSDHYPVILKLDL, from the coding sequence ATGAAAAGGCTTTTCATCTTTTTTTTCTTTTGTTGCTCGTTTGTAGGGATGTCCTTTGCCGACCCTATTAAAGTCGCAACCTGGAATATCCGTATTAACATAAAGAAAGATTCTATTGCGGGGAATATTTGGGCCAACCGCCGTGAAGCGATGGTTAAAATAATCAAATCCAATGACATTGACATTTTAGGGGTTCAGGAAGATTACAAGAAGGAACTGAATGAACTGAATTCACGGTTGGATGAATATCGAAGAGTCGGTTTTCCGAACCATGAAAATGGACGGTTGGGGTCGTTCAATTCCATCTTTTTCAAACAGGACCGATTCGAAGTCCTTGACAGCGGGATGTTTTATCTCGCGGAAGACGATACAAAGCCTGTGCTAGGGTGGAACGGGGCGTACATCCGTTCGTGTACCTGGGTGAAGTTCGGAATAAGGCGCCGTCAGGCTGTGTTCTGGGTGTTCAACGCTCATGGTGACTATGCGGGCGGAGAGGTGGAGCGAGAATCCTCTAAGTTGCTTATCCAGAAGATAAAGGATATTGCCGGCGAATCGTCGAATGTCATATTGATGGGTGACATGAACTTCAACCAGAAAAGCGATGGATACGAAATCCTGAACTCATCGAACGTTGTGCGGGACGGTTATCATCTGGCCGAGCAAAAAAAGTCCACGGGCGGCACGTTCAATAGGTTTAAGAAGGATTATGTATCTGACGAACGCCTGGACCATGTTTTTGTGACCAAGCCCGTCCGCGTCCTGGAATACGAGATCTTGTTGGACAAGTACGAAAAAGACGGGGAACAGCGTTTCCCGTCAGACCATTATCCGGTTATCTTGAAGCTGGAT
- a CDS encoding Stealth CR1 domain-containing protein: MNEKIDFVILWVDGNDPKWLAEKNRWDPNYTPESVIRFRDWDNLQYWFRAVEKFTPWVNRIHFVTYGHLPKFLNTEHPKLHVVKHSDFLQPDVLPTFNCNPLELNLHRIPELSEQFVYFNDDMFLLKSLRPGFFFKKGLPCDRAVFNALIPNGESLFSLRANNMALVNKNFSKKNCLKRNFCKYFTLKYGLNLYRNLALIPWGQFTGFYDDHLPVAHTKTLMEEVWNSEAETLEKTTIHKFRQNDDVTNWLFRYWRYAKGNFVPCKSRGRFMEISESSMKEIEDVILNQREPMVCLNDSDPKMNFEKLKNELIKIFEKLLPNKSTFEI, encoded by the coding sequence ATGAATGAAAAAATAGATTTTGTTATTTTGTGGGTCGACGGGAATGACCCGAAGTGGCTCGCTGAGAAAAACAGATGGGATCCGAATTATACCCCCGAGTCGGTGATTCGTTTTCGTGATTGGGATAATCTACAGTATTGGTTCAGGGCTGTTGAAAAATTTACTCCGTGGGTAAATAGAATCCATTTTGTAACCTATGGACATTTGCCCAAATTCTTGAATACGGAGCATCCTAAATTACATGTAGTGAAACATTCCGATTTTTTGCAGCCCGATGTTTTGCCGACGTTTAATTGCAATCCTCTGGAACTCAATTTGCATAGAATTCCGGAATTGTCGGAGCAATTTGTCTATTTTAACGATGATATGTTCCTTTTGAAAAGTCTGCGCCCGGGATTCTTTTTCAAGAAGGGCCTCCCTTGCGACAGGGCTGTTTTTAATGCGCTTATTCCGAATGGGGAATCCTTGTTCAGTTTAAGGGCCAACAACATGGCGCTGGTGAACAAAAACTTTTCGAAGAAAAATTGTTTAAAACGAAACTTCTGCAAATATTTTACGCTAAAATACGGATTGAATCTGTATAGAAATCTTGCCTTGATTCCGTGGGGACAGTTTACGGGATTTTATGACGACCATCTTCCGGTAGCCCATACCAAGACTCTCATGGAAGAGGTTTGGAACAGTGAAGCTGAAACTCTTGAAAAGACGACGATTCATAAGTTTAGGCAAAATGACGACGTGACCAATTGGCTCTTTAGGTACTGGCGCTATGCGAAGGGGAACTTCGTCCCTTGTAAAAGCAGAGGTCGGTTCATGGAAATATCGGAATCATCCATGAAGGAAATTGAGGACGTCATTTTGAATCAGCGCGAGCCGATGGTCTGTTTGAACGATTCTGATCCGAAGATGAATTTTGAAAAATTGAAGAACGAGCTTATAAAAATATTTGAGAAGTTGCTTCCCAATAAGTCTACCTTTGAAATTTGA
- a CDS encoding EpsG family protein: MLIYIIIFALSTLFFYKASRISDTKQRWLLVLLAILPVALIAGVRDDCIGTDVLVYGKDCFLDVYQSRWYSEIDLVWMIRMEPGYLLLNYVVSRFTGSYNVFFGVLMAVQMFFVMKALLVFRNRMPVWLALLVYYFSYYNISLNQMRQSAACAIVLFACTYAYKRKLLPFLIVVAFACTFHISAFVAFAIYPLFIFLRRTQSYKMMWSMVIMGIVMALLVQKSVDVVLATMGLNADYAHYFKDSTHGFFITKFLITLPMPIIFFCYRKRFFRKETIYLAFSLIVMVVATQARELIGNDAERIMNYFVITQIFALPFVCAHLNKTWQKVVGTLGMCFYVAYWYYMFIYNGYHDTFPYTSIILKQWL; this comes from the coding sequence TTGCTTATCTATATCATCATATTCGCCCTGTCAACGCTGTTTTTTTATAAGGCGTCAAGAATCAGTGATACGAAACAGCGTTGGCTTCTGGTGTTGCTCGCAATCTTGCCGGTGGCGCTGATTGCCGGCGTGCGCGATGATTGCATCGGCACGGACGTTTTGGTTTATGGTAAAGATTGTTTTTTAGATGTTTATCAAAGTAGGTGGTATTCAGAAATAGATCTCGTTTGGATGATCCGCATGGAACCGGGTTATTTGCTTCTGAACTATGTGGTAAGCCGCTTTACGGGTAGCTATAATGTTTTTTTTGGTGTCTTGATGGCCGTGCAGATGTTTTTCGTGATGAAGGCTTTGCTAGTGTTCAGAAATCGCATGCCCGTATGGTTGGCGCTTCTTGTTTATTATTTCTCTTATTACAATATTTCGCTGAACCAAATGAGGCAAAGTGCGGCTTGCGCAATAGTCCTGTTTGCCTGTACCTATGCGTATAAGCGTAAATTGCTGCCCTTCTTGATCGTTGTCGCGTTTGCTTGTACCTTCCATATATCCGCATTTGTGGCTTTTGCTATCTATCCCCTGTTCATTTTTCTTAGAAGAACCCAGTCGTATAAAATGATGTGGTCCATGGTGATTATGGGGATTGTCATGGCCTTATTGGTCCAGAAATCGGTGGATGTGGTGTTGGCGACAATGGGATTGAATGCCGACTATGCGCATTATTTTAAAGACAGTACGCATGGGTTCTTTATTACGAAATTCCTAATTACACTGCCCATGCCGATCATTTTCTTTTGTTATAGGAAAAGGTTTTTCAGAAAGGAAACGATATACTTGGCGTTTTCTTTGATTGTCATGGTCGTTGCAACGCAAGCGAGAGAACTTATCGGCAATGATGCCGAACGTATTATGAATTATTTCGTAATAACCCAAATTTTTGCTTTGCCATTTGTTTGCGCGCATTTGAATAAGACCTGGCAAAAGGTGGTGGGAACTCTGGGAATGTGTTTTTATGTCGCATATTGGTATTATATGTTTATATATAATGGTTATCACGACACGTTCCCATATACATCGATTATTTTGAAACAGTGGCTGTAA
- a CDS encoding glycosyltransferase family 2 protein, translating to MYNYSIIIPHKNLPKLLQRCLDSIPERDDVETIVVDDNSDPSVVNFEKFPGLQRKNVQVVFDKTGLGAGHARNVGLLKASGKWLVFADCDDFFEKDLLDSQMDAFKDDVCDLVFFKINYKDSESLVIANFEHKANSVFDLAKKENDQGYIRYRRNAPWAKFIRRELVETNNVRFDETRWSNDAWFSTRIALLAQNVEYIDSRIYNYTYRNDSLIKASSVEALRCRLGVALKCESMLIDNGCAQYRAKHVEYWFYLLLKKSLWKGICNCSRVVKTIGLKGFVRGFLSNLKNDMLKKKS from the coding sequence ATGTATAATTACTCCATCATTATTCCGCACAAGAACTTGCCGAAGCTTTTGCAGAGGTGCCTTGATTCGATTCCTGAACGGGATGATGTTGAAACGATTGTCGTGGATGACAATAGCGATCCTTCTGTTGTCAATTTTGAAAAATTTCCAGGCCTTCAAAGAAAGAATGTTCAAGTCGTTTTTGACAAAACGGGCCTGGGGGCAGGGCATGCTCGCAACGTCGGCCTTTTGAAGGCCTCGGGTAAGTGGCTTGTATTTGCAGATTGCGATGATTTCTTTGAAAAAGATTTGCTTGATTCCCAAATGGACGCCTTCAAGGATGATGTTTGTGACCTTGTTTTTTTTAAGATAAATTATAAGGATTCGGAATCCCTGGTGATTGCAAATTTTGAGCATAAGGCGAATTCTGTTTTTGATTTGGCGAAAAAAGAAAACGACCAAGGCTATATTCGATACAGACGAAATGCTCCATGGGCGAAGTTTATTCGTCGAGAGCTTGTTGAAACCAATAATGTGAGGTTTGATGAAACTCGCTGGAGTAATGACGCCTGGTTCAGTACACGGATAGCTTTGCTTGCCCAAAATGTTGAATATATAGATTCTCGCATATACAATTATACGTACAGAAACGACTCCTTGATTAAAGCGTCTTCTGTGGAAGCCTTGCGATGCCGACTTGGTGTTGCGTTAAAATGTGAGAGCATGTTGATTGACAACGGGTGCGCTCAATACAGGGCAAAACATGTTGAATATTGGTTCTATTTGTTGTTAAAGAAATCCCTGTGGAAGGGAATTTGCAATTGCTCTCGTGTCGTGAAAACTATAGGATTGAAGGGCTTTGTCAGAGGATTTCTTTCAAATTTGAAAAACGATATGTTGAAGAAAAAATCCTAG
- a CDS encoding acyltransferase, producing the protein MGNSTAKTSPPNQRYAFVDIAKGFAIIAVVLWHINFANDFNAAFPLKTILGGGWHVPAFFIISGFFLKEDRLLAPFHFAKSKLKTIYLWTIAIYIPAILMHNFFFKIGFYSSGPNLGYSQALQPYTSVDFIKKIIEALLFAGREPIVSPLWFAYVLCLALIGYSLITFFSQKIWKDQYPLARACICVFLSTASSVLSNQFDWTLNRFSNTLVVLSLLCCGQYLFQVKKVKFDSLPVFLCAAIASWQNFLFNGNILLNDNKFHDLFHIAIGSTCALYAICFLSKKIEGSLLGKGIQIVGKKSFYIMGLHLLAFKAVTCILHESDESVNLARLTPLTNDNALLIAIYLIAGVGLPVLFAYLWEFLYHKTTSKIKANFCK; encoded by the coding sequence ATGGGCAATTCTACCGCCAAGACCTCTCCTCCGAATCAGCGATACGCCTTTGTTGACATTGCAAAGGGATTTGCAATTATCGCCGTTGTTTTATGGCACATCAATTTTGCCAACGACTTTAACGCCGCATTCCCCTTAAAAACAATTCTTGGTGGTGGTTGGCACGTACCCGCATTCTTCATTATTTCTGGATTCTTTTTAAAGGAAGACCGATTATTAGCCCCATTCCATTTTGCAAAAAGCAAGCTTAAAACGATTTATCTATGGACTATCGCGATTTACATCCCCGCCATCTTAATGCACAATTTTTTCTTTAAAATCGGGTTCTACAGCAGCGGACCAAATCTTGGGTATAGTCAAGCGCTGCAACCGTATACTTCCGTAGACTTCATCAAAAAAATCATTGAAGCGCTGCTATTTGCCGGAAGAGAGCCCATCGTTAGCCCCTTGTGGTTTGCGTATGTCTTATGCCTCGCCTTAATCGGCTATTCATTAATCACTTTTTTCTCCCAAAAAATTTGGAAAGACCAATATCCTCTAGCTCGGGCGTGCATTTGCGTATTTTTGTCCACGGCATCCAGCGTACTTTCTAATCAATTTGACTGGACCCTAAATAGATTCAGCAACACCCTCGTCGTTTTATCCCTCCTTTGTTGCGGCCAATACTTGTTCCAAGTCAAAAAAGTCAAGTTTGATTCTCTCCCCGTTTTTTTATGCGCAGCCATCGCGTCATGGCAAAACTTCTTATTCAACGGGAACATCCTTTTAAACGACAACAAATTCCACGATCTGTTCCATATCGCAATCGGATCTACCTGCGCCCTATATGCGATCTGCTTCCTGTCAAAAAAAATCGAAGGTTCTCTTTTGGGCAAAGGAATCCAGATTGTCGGAAAGAAATCCTTTTATATCATGGGATTACATCTATTGGCATTTAAAGCCGTTACATGTATACTTCACGAATCGGACGAATCCGTAAACCTCGCCCGGCTAACCCCACTTACAAACGACAACGCCTTGCTCATAGCCATTTACCTTATTGCCGGGGTCGGATTACCAGTTCTTTTCGCTTATTTATGGGAATTCTTGTATCACAAGACTACTAGCAAGATTAAAGCGAATTTCTGTAAATGA